A genome region from Flavobacterium sp. CFS9 includes the following:
- the dnaB gene encoding replicative DNA helicase, which translates to MNTEKKYKVNPVQLTKIISLEKGKLPPQAIDLEEAILGALMVDVRGIDELLQVFNNSEVFYKDSHKVIFEAIIELSETSQPIDLLTVSSQLKKKKSLDIAGGDYYLIGLTQKIASSAHIEYHARVVLQMYMKRKAIEVASSIIELAYDSDSDVFQLFDYMDVETSKVNEIVDKGRSEMTYADALNAAVDRVKMLTDSDSSLTGVDTGFKKLNKHFGGWQPTDFIVVGARPGMGKTAFVTNTMLGAAKSGSAVGFISLEMSTEQLATRTIANESNFHLNQLTKTGFEKAEYFQGLLKTVNELRGLPIFIDDRPALTIGEIKRKARLYKRKHDIKMLIVDYIQLAGSDGSEDIRIRVGKISNGLKAIAKELGITVIGLAQLSREVEKTAYKRPALHHLKESGDIEQDADAVCFIYRSAYYGLEVDDEVLDIDCNTEFIVAKYRHGGVGTIGLYYDENKTKFSDGKIQDDSVEECVSGVQDIPKTMPNEAFYSIEDLSSNNDYDDNDNPF; encoded by the coding sequence ATGAATACTGAAAAAAAATATAAAGTTAATCCTGTTCAGCTCACGAAAATTATTTCGTTGGAAAAAGGAAAACTGCCTCCTCAGGCAATTGATTTGGAGGAGGCAATTTTAGGGGCTTTGATGGTGGATGTTAGAGGTATTGATGAATTGTTGCAGGTGTTTAATAATTCGGAAGTTTTTTATAAAGATTCTCATAAGGTGATTTTTGAAGCAATAATTGAACTTTCTGAAACTTCACAACCTATTGATTTATTAACAGTATCAAGTCAGTTAAAGAAAAAAAAGAGTTTGGATATTGCCGGTGGTGATTATTATTTAATTGGTTTAACTCAAAAAATAGCTTCGTCTGCACATATCGAATATCATGCAAGAGTTGTTTTGCAAATGTACATGAAAAGAAAAGCTATTGAAGTTGCATCATCGATAATTGAATTGGCTTATGATTCTGATTCAGATGTTTTTCAATTGTTTGACTACATGGATGTTGAAACATCAAAAGTTAATGAAATTGTTGACAAAGGAAGGTCTGAAATGACTTATGCAGATGCTTTAAATGCGGCTGTAGATCGTGTGAAGATGTTGACTGATAGCGATAGCAGTTTGACTGGTGTTGATACTGGATTTAAAAAATTAAACAAACATTTTGGAGGTTGGCAACCGACTGATTTTATTGTTGTTGGAGCACGTCCTGGAATGGGTAAAACAGCATTTGTAACAAATACTATGCTTGGTGCGGCTAAGTCTGGAAGTGCAGTGGGTTTTATATCACTTGAAATGAGTACTGAACAGTTGGCTACTAGAACTATTGCGAATGAAAGTAATTTCCATTTAAATCAATTAACTAAAACTGGATTTGAAAAGGCTGAGTACTTTCAAGGTTTATTGAAAACTGTAAATGAACTAAGGGGATTGCCAATATTTATTGATGATAGACCAGCTTTGACTATTGGTGAGATTAAAAGAAAAGCAAGGTTATATAAGCGTAAGCATGATATTAAGATGCTTATCGTAGATTATATTCAATTAGCTGGTAGTGATGGTAGTGAAGATATTAGAATTCGTGTTGGTAAGATCTCTAATGGATTAAAAGCTATTGCAAAAGAATTAGGTATAACTGTTATCGGTTTAGCGCAACTATCTCGTGAAGTTGAAAAGACTGCTTATAAGAGACCCGCGCTGCATCATTTAAAAGAGAGTGGTGATATTGAGCAGGATGCAGACGCTGTGTGTTTTATCTATCGTTCTGCTTACTATGGTTTAGAAGTTGATGACGAAGTGTTGGATATTGATTGTAATACTGAGTTTATTGTTGCAAAGTACAGGCATGGTGGAGTTGGTACAATCGGATTGTATTATGATGAAAATAAAACAAAGTTTTCAGATGGAAAAATACAGGATGATTCTGTTGAAGAGTGTGTCAGTGGTGTTCAGGATATTCCTAAAACAATGCCTAATGAAGCTTTCTATTCAATAGAAGATTTAAGTAGTAATAATGATTATGATGACAACGATAATCCTTTCTAA
- a CDS encoding helix-turn-helix domain-containing protein, with translation MVPNTLLNDNTVSLKAKGLFAFMQSKPEGWNFSVDKIAFQCKESKSAISEGLKELELLGYLVRKKQQSGNGFVVDYHLYFDANNQKPISYFQPLENQLLENPMLENPTIGKSVNISKKDISKKDNSNKEIEETALAFFEKNCPSDWEVFQMRFRKEFDVTEWGKFKELFNLKVDEESLEFTTKIINARLTRFAINYVENMKKPVKQLRKEDLEIVSPSRKRIS, from the coding sequence ATGGTTCCGAATACGTTGTTAAACGATAATACAGTATCGTTAAAAGCAAAGGGTTTGTTTGCCTTTATGCAGTCTAAGCCTGAGGGTTGGAATTTCTCGGTGGATAAAATTGCATTTCAGTGTAAAGAGTCAAAATCGGCTATTTCTGAAGGTTTAAAAGAGTTGGAATTATTAGGTTATTTGGTAAGAAAAAAGCAACAATCTGGTAACGGTTTTGTGGTCGATTATCACCTTTATTTTGATGCTAACAATCAAAAACCAATTTCCTATTTCCAACCATTGGAAAACCAACTATTGGAAAATCCAATGTTGGAAAATCCAACTATTGGAAAATCGGTAAATATTAGTAAGAAAGATATAAGCAAGAAAGATAATAGTAATAAGGAAATAGAGGAAACTGCTCTCGCTTTTTTTGAAAAAAATTGTCCTTCTGATTGGGAAGTTTTTCAAATGAGGTTTAGAAAAGAATTTGATGTAACTGAGTGGGGGAAATTTAAAGAACTTTTTAATCTGAAAGTTGATGAAGAGTCTTTGGAGTTTACAACAAAAATAATTAATGCAAGGTTGACAAGGTTTGCTATAAATTATGTTGAAAATATGAAAAAGCCTGTTAAGCAATTGCGAAAAGAAGATTTAGAGATTGTTTCTCCTTCCAGAAAAAGAATATCGTAA
- a CDS encoding HNH endonuclease signature motif containing protein yields the protein MRKFWTTEETEIMIQNYPDKPTIDLIELLPNRTVSGIAGQASKLGLHKSDAFMKSPMSGRISKDNDIGFDTRFKQNQPGWNKGLKQKDYMSPEKIENTKKTQFKKGSDPHNTQSIGYERLSKDGYIEVKVRHLKNGKSNNKNFEFKHRIVYEQNYGSIPKGMIVEFLDGDNRNFEPENLVLKTRKENLLQNSMCDTSIVKRFIGIKEPEAVNKIIEEMPNLVDLRRKLLIKKKRLNGRN from the coding sequence ATGAGAAAATTTTGGACTACTGAAGAAACTGAAATTATGATTCAGAATTATCCAGATAAACCGACAATTGATCTTATTGAATTATTGCCTAATAGAACTGTCTCCGGAATTGCTGGACAGGCTTCAAAATTAGGTCTGCATAAAAGTGATGCTTTTATGAAAAGTCCAATGTCTGGACGTATTTCTAAGGATAATGACATCGGTTTTGATACTCGTTTTAAGCAAAATCAACCAGGTTGGAATAAGGGTTTAAAGCAAAAGGATTACATGTCTCCTGAAAAAATTGAAAATACAAAAAAAACACAATTTAAAAAAGGTTCTGACCCTCATAATACTCAGTCTATTGGTTATGAAAGGCTTTCTAAAGATGGATATATAGAAGTTAAAGTAAGGCATCTTAAAAATGGCAAATCAAACAATAAAAATTTTGAGTTTAAGCATAGGATTGTTTATGAGCAAAATTACGGATCAATACCTAAAGGGATGATTGTTGAGTTTTTAGATGGTGATAATCGGAATTTTGAGCCTGAAAATTTAGTTCTGAAGACACGGAAAGAAAATTTGCTTCAAAATAGTATGTGCGATACGTCTATCGTAAAAAGGTTTATAGGTATAAAAGAGCCTGAAGCTGTAAATAAAATTATTGAAGAAATGCCAAATCTAGTTGATTTGAGAAGAAAATTATTAATTAAAAAGAAAAGATTAAATGGACGTAATTGA